The segment CGAATCTATGTATCGATCATCTTCGTAAGCGAAAGCGCAAGAAAAACATGTCGCTCGATGCGAACTTGTATGATTCGGACAAAGCTGACGGTTATGATATCATGCCTACTGGCGATGAGGAGCTTCCTGAGAATCAGCTGGTGCTGTCTGAGACGAGGCGGCAAGTTCGAGATGCGATTGATCAGATGCCGGAGCAATATAAATCCATAGT is part of the Insulibacter thermoxylanivorax genome and harbors:
- a CDS encoding sigma-70 family RNA polymerase sigma factor: NLCIDHLRKRKRKKNMSLDANLYDSDKADGYDIMPTGDEELPENQLVLSETRRQVRDAIDQMPEQYKSIVILRYLHDMSLQEISEVLDMPVTTIKTRLHRGREYLRGKINSDEQFG